The Quercus robur chromosome 7, dhQueRobu3.1, whole genome shotgun sequence genome has a segment encoding these proteins:
- the LOC126691690 gene encoding UDP-glucuronic acid decarboxylase 1 isoform X1, protein MMKQLHKQSNANHRRDDEIPMGVGQNAPYSPKAFKPTRSLPRSINYLFKEQRLLFILVGILIGSTFFILQPTLSRLGPSEPTSSIPRTISTIDRVSTRFPAIPAKFGRVPAGISRQRSRIVVTGGAGFVGSHLVDKLIKRGDDVIVIDNFFTGRKENLVHHFGNPRFELIRHDVVEPILLEVDQIYHLACPASPVHYKYNPVKTIISNVMGTLNMLGLAKRIGARFLLTSTSEVYGDPLEHPQKETYWGNVNPIGERSCYDEGKRTAETLAMDYHRGAGVEVRIARIFNTYGPRMCLDDGRVVSNFVAQAIRKQPLTVYGDGKQTRSFQYVSDLVDGLYALMESEHVGPFNLGNPGEFTMLELAEVVKETIDSSATIEFKPNTADDPHMRKPDISKAKELLNWEPKVSLREGLPLMVSDFQNRILNEDEGKGV, encoded by the exons ATGATGAAACAATTGCACAAGCAATCGAACGCGAACCACAGAAGAGATGACGAGATCCCAATGGGCGTGGGGCAAAACGCGCCGTACTCACCAAAAGCCTTCAAGCCAACTCGATCTCTCCCTCGATCCATCAACTACCTCTTCAAAGAACAGAGGCTTCTTTTCATTCTAGTCGGCATTCTCATTGGCTCGACATTTTTCATTCTCCAGCCCACGCTCTCTCGACTCGGCCCATCCGAGCCCACTTCCTCAATCCCGCGCACAATCTCGACCATCGATCGGGTCTCGACTCGATTTCCCGCCATTCCGGCCAAGTTTGGGCGGGTCCCAGCTGGGATCTCGAGGCAGAGATCGAGGATCGTGGTCACCGGTGGGGCCGGGTTTGTTGGTAGTCACCTCGTCGACAAGCTTATCAAGAGAGGTGATGATGTGATTGTGATTGACAATTTCTTCACCGGGAGGAAAGAGAACTTGGTCCACCATTTTGGGAACCCGAGGTTCGAGCTCATTCGACACGATGTGGTCGAGCCTATACTTCTCGAAGTCGATCAGATCTACCACTTGGCTTGCCCTGCCTCTCCTGTTCATTACAAGTACAATCCTGTCAAGACCATTATATC CAATGTGATGGGTACATTAAATATGTTGGGTCTGGCAAAGAGAATTGGAGCGAGGTTTTTGCTGACGAGTACCAGTGAGGTTTATGGAGACCCACTTGAGCATCCCCAGAAAGAGACTTATTGGGGAAATGTGAACCCAATTG GTGAGAGGAGTTGCTATGATGAAGGAAAGCGGACAGCGGAAACCTTAGCAATGGATTATCACCGAGGTGCTGGTGTTGAG GTTCGTATAGCTCGCATTTTTAACACATATGGACCTCGTATGTGTTTAGATGATGGGCGTGTTGTCAGCAATTTTGTTGCACAG GCCATCCGCAAACAGCCATTGACAGTATACGGTGATGGAAAACAGACACGAAGCTTCCAATATGTCTCTGATTTG GTTGACGGACTGTATGCGCTGATGGAAAGTGAGCATGTGGGGCCTTTCAACCTGGGTAACCCAGGGGAATTCACTATGCTAGAGCTTGCAGAG GTCGTCAAAGAAACTATAGATTCAAGTGCAACAATAGAATTCAAACCAAACACTGCTGATGATCCGCACATGAGGAAACCAGATATTAGCAAGGCAAAGGAACTGCTGAACTGGGAGCCAAAAGTCTCACTTAGAGAGGGGCTGCCTCTTATGGTGAGTGATTTCCAGAACCGCATTTTGAATGAAGATGAAGGAAAAGgggtataa
- the LOC126691690 gene encoding UDP-glucuronic acid decarboxylase 1 isoform X2 — protein MMKQLHKQSNANHRRDDEIPMGVGQNAPYSPKAFKPTRSLPRSINYLFKEQRLLFILVGILIGSTFFILQPTLSRLGPSEPTSSIPRTISTIDRVSTRFPAIPAKFGRVPAGISRQRSRIVVTGGAGFVGSHLVDKLIKRGDDVIVIDNFFTGRKENLVHHFGNPRFELIRHDVVEPILLEVDQIYHLACPASPVHYKYNPVKTIKTNVMGTLNMLGLAKRIGARFLLTSTSEVYGDPLEHPQKETYWGNVNPIGERSCYDEGKRTAETLAMDYHRGAGVEVRIARIFNTYGPRMCLDDGRVVSNFVAQAIRKQPLTVYGDGKQTRSFQYVSDLVDGLYALMESEHVGPFNLGNPGEFTMLELAEVVKETIDSSATIEFKPNTADDPHMRKPDISKAKELLNWEPKVSLREGLPLMVSDFQNRILNEDEGKGV, from the exons ATGATGAAACAATTGCACAAGCAATCGAACGCGAACCACAGAAGAGATGACGAGATCCCAATGGGCGTGGGGCAAAACGCGCCGTACTCACCAAAAGCCTTCAAGCCAACTCGATCTCTCCCTCGATCCATCAACTACCTCTTCAAAGAACAGAGGCTTCTTTTCATTCTAGTCGGCATTCTCATTGGCTCGACATTTTTCATTCTCCAGCCCACGCTCTCTCGACTCGGCCCATCCGAGCCCACTTCCTCAATCCCGCGCACAATCTCGACCATCGATCGGGTCTCGACTCGATTTCCCGCCATTCCGGCCAAGTTTGGGCGGGTCCCAGCTGGGATCTCGAGGCAGAGATCGAGGATCGTGGTCACCGGTGGGGCCGGGTTTGTTGGTAGTCACCTCGTCGACAAGCTTATCAAGAGAGGTGATGATGTGATTGTGATTGACAATTTCTTCACCGGGAGGAAAGAGAACTTGGTCCACCATTTTGGGAACCCGAGGTTCGAGCTCATTCGACACGATGTGGTCGAGCCTATACTTCTCGAAGTCGATCAGATCTACCACTTGGCTTGCCCTGCCTCTCCTGTTCATTACAAGTACAATCCTGTCAAGACCATTA AGACCAATGTGATGGGTACATTAAATATGTTGGGTCTGGCAAAGAGAATTGGAGCGAGGTTTTTGCTGACGAGTACCAGTGAGGTTTATGGAGACCCACTTGAGCATCCCCAGAAAGAGACTTATTGGGGAAATGTGAACCCAATTG GTGAGAGGAGTTGCTATGATGAAGGAAAGCGGACAGCGGAAACCTTAGCAATGGATTATCACCGAGGTGCTGGTGTTGAG GTTCGTATAGCTCGCATTTTTAACACATATGGACCTCGTATGTGTTTAGATGATGGGCGTGTTGTCAGCAATTTTGTTGCACAG GCCATCCGCAAACAGCCATTGACAGTATACGGTGATGGAAAACAGACACGAAGCTTCCAATATGTCTCTGATTTG GTTGACGGACTGTATGCGCTGATGGAAAGTGAGCATGTGGGGCCTTTCAACCTGGGTAACCCAGGGGAATTCACTATGCTAGAGCTTGCAGAG GTCGTCAAAGAAACTATAGATTCAAGTGCAACAATAGAATTCAAACCAAACACTGCTGATGATCCGCACATGAGGAAACCAGATATTAGCAAGGCAAAGGAACTGCTGAACTGGGAGCCAAAAGTCTCACTTAGAGAGGGGCTGCCTCTTATGGTGAGTGATTTCCAGAACCGCATTTTGAATGAAGATGAAGGAAAAGgggtataa
- the LOC126690771 gene encoding uncharacterized protein LOC126690771, with protein MSKALRGVEGRYPQMERLAFALITASRKLRHYFQAHVINVITDHPLKKAMNKLEAAGQLIQWAVKLSEFDIRYQPKHAIKAQTLANFIAKFTPSHDETEGSDRWVVHVDGSSIKYAGGIGVVLQSPEGDKLRQKLVMRQVNGMYEAKEERMRKYLSRVMRLMKRFEKAEFVQIPREENVEADTIAKEASANESVDKSDEIQYMPSIDIPEVQQVENRGNWMTSIISYLKDGQLLEEKDEARKLRVRSARYVLLNEVLYKRGFSQPYLRCLIPDEANYVLREVHEGACGNHSGARSLVYKVVRAGYYWPNMQADDKAYVKVCDQCQRFSNVPRQPSEYLTPMMAPWPFAQWGLDILGPFPQGIRQMKFLVVGIDYFTKWVEAEPLATITQQNVKHFVWKNIVCRFGVPKVLVSDNGQQFDNALFRDFCAHFGIRITILHPLILKQMAKLKWTTVRNPTGETPFKLAYGSEAVIPAEVHMVNHKVMMYQDKDNEEQLRLNLDLVDEVRADAEYRTAKYKNLMARQYDAMEETGAPLERGALKEVLSVKVSLDRSMAMDEAGPCLQTYDSTYI; from the exons ATGAGTAAGGCATTGAGGGGAGTGGAAGGACGGTATCCACAAATGGAGAGGTTAGCCTTCGCATTGATCACCGCTTCCAGGAAACTAAGGCACTATTTCCAGGCCCATGTCATTAATGTCATAACGGATCATCCTCTCAAGAAGGCGATGAACAAACTGGAAGCTGCTGGACAATTGATTCAGTGGGCCGTCAAACTCAGTGAATTTGACATCAGATATCAACCAAAgcatgccataaaagctcaaACATTAGCAAATTTCATTGCGAAATTTACCCCAAGTCATGATGAGACAGAAGGCAGTGACAGATGGGTCGTCCATGTGGATGGATCATCTATAAAGTATGCAGGTGGAATTGGTGTGGTTTTACAATCCCCAGAAGGAGACAAATTGAGGCAAAAG TTGGTCATGAGGCAAGTAAATGGAATGTACGAAGCAAAGGAGGAACGGATGAGGAAATATCTTAGTAGGGTGATGCGCCTAATGAAGAGATTTGAAAAAGCTGAATTCGTTCAAATCCCGAGGGAGGAAAACGTGGAAGCTGATACTATAGCGAAAGAAGCCTCAGCAAATGAATCTGTGGACAAATCTGATGAAATTCAGTACATGCCAAGCATAGATATTCCGGAAGTACAACAGGTGGAAAATAGAGGAAATTGGATGACCTCGATTATATCATACCTGAAAGACGGACAGCTACTAGAAGAGAAAGACGAAGCAAGGAAGCTGAGGGTGAGATCGGCTAGATACGTACTTCTGAACGAAGTGTTATACAAGAGGGGcttttctcaaccttatcttAGGTGCTTGATTCCGGACGAAGCAAACTACGTACTGAGggaagttcatgaaggagcaTGTGGCAATCATTCAGGAGCCAGGTCCCTTGTCTACAAGGTCGTCCGTGCAGGGTATTACTGGCCGAATATGCAAGCTGATGATAAAGCGTACGTCAAGGTCTGCGACCAATGTCAACGATTTAGCAACGTCCCTAGACAACCGTCAGAGTACCTCACCCCGATGATGGCACCGTGGCCCTTCGCGCAATGGGGACTAGATATTTTGGGTCCCTTTCCTCAGGGCATAAGGCAGATGAAATTTCTAGTTGTGGGCatcgattacttcacaaaatgggtggaagctgaaccgtTGGCAACAATCACACAACAAAATGTTAAGCAtttcgtgtggaagaacattgtgtGTAGATTCGGAGTACCCAAGGTATTGGTATCTGATAACGGACAACAGTTTGACAACGCACTCTTTAGGGACTTCTGCGCACACTTCGGAATACGAATCACTATTCTTCACCCGCTCATCCTTAAGCAAATGGCCAAGCTGAAGTG GACGACGGTGAGAAACCCTACGGGGGAAACTCCTTTCAAGCTAGCTTAtggaagcgaagcagtcataCCTGCAGAAGTACATATGGTTAATCACAAGGTGATGATGTATCAAGATAAGGACAATGAGGAGCAGCTCCGTCTGAACCTTGACCTAGTAGACGAGGTAAGGGCAGATGCAGAATACAGGACAGCAAAGtacaagaacctcatggctaggcaataTGATGCAATG GAGGAAACTGGAGCACCCTTGGAACGTGGAGCACTTAAGGAGGTACTATCAGTAAAAGTCAGCCTAGACAGAAGTATGGCCATGGACGAGGCTGGACCTTGTCTGCAGACTTATGATTCTACTTATATTTAA